One window of the Yamadazyma tenuis chromosome 6, complete sequence genome contains the following:
- the LKH1 gene encoding serine threonine protein kinase CMGC group (EggNog:ENOG503NUFQ; COG:T), giving the protein MSIITNRKRPRGFSESFDPNLGNSKPGSTGTSTTTNTSDVNSSMSSSSSYNDQVMFTGTNNPASNSNSTFSSTDSAMSKYLPKGHDYYHTVFEETEPLGDDDVDDDDEDAVDDDDDVIILEERNLNNYRIRAKRNNSDSVIFFDNDSFNAFKMLNVNNINNYTSDTMMDVAKKQRTNSLPQLPQVRCFYEKVAHLTNHKVGNIKAEVVPHNPHGPPCDDKDGHFIIELNSLFANRFIVLQLLGQGTFGKVVKCYDKLNRQHVAIKIIRNIPKYRDAAKIELRILATLKKYDNNNLNHCIHLRECFDYRGHICIVTDLLKISLYDYLENNKFIPFPGSHVQSISKQLIRSVAFLHDLNLIHTDLKPENILLYNDSFLKKPLQSSTLMSAYLHLSNSSDAKKVPKLSKILRDTSIQIIDFGSAIFDDEYHSSIVSTRHYRAPEIVLGCGWSSPCDLWSIGCILVELIIGEPLFKTHDNLEHLAMIEKFVGYPIDKSMVRRSKIAGNECGISFFTDENSINLDDCEESNDEEEDGDAIDDVIEDKYDDIDIDEEDNHLRLIFPSSSMPNQFVENVDQLTRIDEFISSRIGLKINFDFSLNYNYEQNKHLINFGNFTFWWFLIDLLKNLFIVNPKNRLTAQGAMDHPWFNLGIEDEGTI; this is encoded by the coding sequence ATGTCGATAATTACAAATAGAAAAAGACCCAGAGGCTTCAGCGAATCGTTCGACCCAAATTTGGGCAACTCCAAGCCTGGTAGCACCGGTACCTCTACCACTACCAACACCTCCGACGTCAACTCGTCTATGTCACTGTCTTCTTCCTACAACGACCAGGTGATGTTCACAGGAACCAATAATCCGGCTTCTAATAGCAACTCCACCTTCTCCTCCACTGATTCTGCCATGCTGAAATACCTCCCCAAGGGCCATGATTACTACCACACggtgtttgaagaaacagagCCtcttggagatgatgatgtggatgatgatgacgaagatgcagtcgatgacgatgatgatgtgatcattcttgaagagcGCAACCTCAATAACTATCGAATTCGGGCAAAACGGAATAACAGCGACCTGGTGATCTTTTTTGACAACGACTCGTTCAATGCGTTTAAAATGTTGAATGTCAACAACATTAACAACTATACCAGTGACACCATGATGGATGTGGCCAAGAAACAGCGCACTAATTCGTTACCTCAATTGCCCCAGGTGAGATGTTTTTACGAAAAGGTTGCTCATTTAACAAACCACAAAGTGGGAAATATCAAGGCCGAGGTGGTTCCTCACAACCCGCACGGGCCTCCATGTGATGACAAGGATGGCCATTTTATCATTGAGTTGAACAGCTTATTTGCTAATCGGTTTATTGTTTTGCAGCTTTTGGGCCAAGGAACCTTTGGCAAGGTTGTCAAATGTTACGATAAACTTAACCGACAACATGTGGCCATCAAGATCATACGAAATATCCCCAAGTATAGGGATGCCGCTAAGATTGAGCTACGGATTTTGGCgacattgaagaagtatgATaataacaacttgaaccaCTGTATTCACCTACGGGAATGCTTCGACTATCGAGGCCATATTTGCATTGTCAcggacttgttgaagatttcattGTACGActacttggaaaacaatAAGTTTATACCGTTTCCTGGATCTCATGTACAATCAATCTCCAAACAGCTCATTAGATCTGTTGCATTTTTACACGATTTGAATCTAATTCATACCGATTTGAAGCCCGAGAATATCTTGCTTTATAACGAttcattcttgaagaagcctCTTCAGTCCAGTACGTTGATGCTGGCGTATCTTCATTTATCCAATCTGCTGGATGCCAAAAAAGTGCCTAAACTTCTGAAGATACTAAGAGACACTTCGATTCAGATAATCGATTTTGGCAGTgccatttttgatgatgaataCCATTCATCCATTGTCAGCACTAGACACTATCGGGCCCCCGAAATCGTGCTTGGGTGTGGATGGTCTAGTCCGTGTGATTTGTGGTCGATTGGGTGTatattggtggagttgatcaTTGGTGAGCCTTTATTCAAGACTCACGATAATTTGGAGCATTTGGCAATGATAGAGAAGTTTGTGGGGTACCCCATTGATAAGTCAATGGTAAGGCGACTGAAAATCGCTGGAAATGAATGTGGAATCAGTTTTTTTACCGATGAAAATctgatcaacttggacgatTGTGAAGAGAGTaatgacgaagaagaagatgggGATGCTATCGACGATGTGATTGAAGACAAGTATGACGATATCGacattgatgaagaggaCAACCACCTTCGGTTGATATTCCCTTCGTCGTCGATGCCCAATCAGTTTGTGGAGAATGTTGACCAGTTGACCCGAATCGACGAGTTTATCTCCAGCCGAATCGGcttgaaaatcaactttgactttTCCTTGAACTACAATTACGAACAGAATAAGCACctcatcaactttggtAATTTCACTTTCTGGTGGTTCTTGATCGATTTgctcaagaacttgttcatAGTAAACCCTAAGAATCGGTTAACGGCACAAGGAGCCATGGATCATCCTTGGTTTAATTTGGGAATTGAGGACGAGGGCACCATCTAG